Below is a window of uncultured Cohaesibacter sp. DNA.
TGACGTGGCCGTCATTCTCTTCACGTCCGGTTCTGAAGGGCGCCCGAAGGGTGTCGTGCTGAGCCATCGCAACATTCTTGCCAACGCCACACAGGCGGCAGCACGGATCGATTTCACGCCGACCGACAAATTGTTCAATGTTCTACCTATGTTTCATTCCTTCGGTCTGACGGCAGGCACAATCCTCCCGCTTGTCTCTGGTGTGCCGGTCTATCTGTATCCATCGCCACTGCATTACCGCATTGTGCCTGAACTGATCTACGGATCGAATGCGACCATTCTGTTCGGAACAGATACCTTCCTGTCCGGCTATGCCAGAACGGCCCATGCTTATGACTTCCGCTCTTTGCGCTATTGCTTTTCCGGGGCGGAGCCGGTTAAGCCGTCAACGCAAATGACCTATATGCAGCGGTTTGGTCTGCGTATTCTGGAAGGCTATGGGCTAACCGAGGCCGCACCTGTCATTGCCATCAACACCCCGATGTTTAACAAGCCCGGATCAGTTGGCAAATTGCTGCCCGGTATCAAAACCAGGCTTGAGGCTGTGCCGGGCGTGGAAAATGGCAAGCGCCTGAGTATCGCTGGTCCGAATGTGATGCTCGGTTATTTGCTGCATGACAATCCGGGCAAGATCGTACCGCTTGATGGCGGCTGGCACGATACTGGTGACATTGTCGATATTGATGAAGACGGCTTTGTGACGATCAAGGGACGCGCGAAACGCTTCGCCAAGATCGGCGGAGAAATGGTCTCGCTGGCTGCTGTGGAGGAGATCGCAGGAGAGCTTTGGCCAGAAGCGCTCTCTGCTGTTGCCGCCATCAAGGATGAACGCAAGGGCGAGAAACTGATCCTGATCACAGAGCAACCAAACGCGACACGCGCCGATTTCCTCGACTTTGCCAAACGGCGGGGGGCGCAAGATCTGATGATCCCGTCGAATGTGCGGTCTGTCCCTAAAGTGCCTGTTCTCGGATCTGGCAAACTGGACTTTGCGGCAGTCGATCGTTTGATCGAAGAAACCAAAAACTCATTGGCAGCTTAAGGGTTTGAGAATGAAACGCACTCTGCTTGGTCGCATTTTCACGATCGCAATGACCGCAGTAGCGGCGATGCAACTCCAGACCAGCGACCTTGCTGCATCTGAAAAGCAAGGCCGGGTTCAAGAAAGGGTCATTCTTATTCATGGCTTGGGGCGAACGACACACTCCATGGGGCACCTTTCGAGAAGGTTGGAAGAGGCTGGCTATGACGTTGTGAGGATCGGATACCACTCCCTTGGTGACGATCCTGAAACGATCATCAAAGATGTATCACAGCAGATCAATACCTGCTGTCTGGCCTACCCTGGAGTGACGCATTTTGTCGGGCACTCTTTGGGAGGCCTCATCATCAGAGCCTATTTGGAACAAAACCACCCAAACAACTTGGGTCGTGTGGTTCTGCTGGGGTCTCCAAGCGGTGGAACTGAAGTCGTCGACAATCTTCGAAGCTACGCTTGGTTCAGATGGTTGGGGCCAACGACGTTGTCGCTTGGCTCCGATTTGCATCACTATCCCGATGGAAGACAGGCTCCAGACTACAGCCTGGGCATCATTGCGGGGCATTCAAATCTGATTTCAATTATGAATGACCCGCTGCTGCCGGGCGACGATGACGGTCTGGTCTCGGTCTTGTCCACGAAAGTAGATGGTATGAAAGACTTTATAGTGGTTCATTCCACACATGCAGGCCTGCGAACCAGCAAGTTCGTTGCCTCACAGGTCGTCCATTTCCTCCAAAATGAGAGCTTCAGCACGGAAGATATGCAGTAAACCATAAAGGCATCACTCGAAAGTGAGAATGGCCATCGAGTTGAACACAACCTGTCCAGTTTGCCGCAAATAACTTGAATCGCAGCTTGATCAGCGCGGTGCTGCAAAGGTCTCAAAGGTGCACACAATCGGTGCTTTTTGTGCTCCATTGCTGCAACACAAACAAATGGCAGCTTTTGGGATGCGCATCAGAGCCACCCTTAAACAGTCGAATGACCGCATTGGGCCGCGATTACCAGTACGATTGAATATTGAAAAAGCCAGATGATTTTGCGCCGCACCAGTCCGGTTCGAGCCCATTAGAGACATTGAAAGTGGAGGGCTTTTCGCAATAGCGAAAGGGGGGACAGGAAACCGGCCCACCGCTGCCATTCGGCAGATGCGAAATCCTCAAACGCATCTTCCCCGTTTCGGACGTTCACTAAAATCGGGTTTCCCAAGAAATGGATGTGACGGACACCAGACGTCGGGTCCTATTCTTGGAGAGTAAGAGGATTCGGGCTTATTCCAGCTCGATGCGGACGGTTATGCTCCTATCGAAGTCATCCATCGTTTCCAACGGCGTTGAAATAGCCCCCAAGGTGACGAGGCCGTCATAGAGATCCTTGGAGACTTCTTCTCGCTTATATGGAATGGCCAGTTCATCGGTTCCAGGCGAATAGACAATATCGCCATTGAGCCAACCGCTGTGCAGATCGTTGGCGTCTACTGGAAACTCATCGCTGATTGAACCACAAAACCCCGAAGAGCCTCTGTATAGCTTGGCGGAATATGGCAGTTTGGCGATGAGCGCCTGAGACGTTTTGCTGTCGTTTAGCACGGCCGGAACCACAGCGTCTCCGATAATTATTCGAACTTTTGTGCCGTCCACAACACCGCGGCTCGGAAGGGTCGTGCCAGCGTGGCTTCCCGCCACAAACGCGATTGAGAAAAATGACAGCAAAGCCAGCAATAGTCCTGATTTGATCATGTTAACCCCCAGAATTTGATTTCGGTATCCATTGATTGCCGTCAGGTGTCTGCGCCCGCGTCGGGCCCGCAGCAAAAACCCCGCCGCCCATCGTTGCAGCCAGCAGCAGCTCCGATTTCAGAAACTAAGGTCGGTTCATTCGGCCCTATCCTGTTTCTTCATGCCTGAATGGCACATTCTAGCATGAAGTGATCTGCAAGATTATCCATGGAAACAGAATGGATTCTTGAGGCAAATACATAAATCGAACGTTCCAATGCAGATATTGGCCGGTAAGTTACCATTGCCAATGCCACGCTCTTAACTATCTGCCAACCATACACATTGGTAATAGGTGTGGTTTTGCAAACATTAACACCACTTAAACGAGAGGCGGATATTTTTGCCTAAGAATAAATCTATAGGTAATGGTGTCTTATGGCCAGCACGCTATTCCGCAAAGAGGCACTTGCTGCAGCGAGTAAAATTGAGACTGTTCCGGAAGCAATGCGCGTTACCGGGTCTGCAATCCGTATTTCGTCGATCTTGATCGCTCTGGCTATCGTGTTATCGATTGGCTGGGCAATGGTGGTTCGTGTCCCTATCCATGTTAGTGGCTTTGGACTTCTTGTGGCTGAAGATGGCGTTCTCATCTCTTCCGCGCCCTCGACATCGTCTGGTTATGTAGCCAAGATTCTGGTTCGTAAAAATCAAACCGTTTCACAAGGCACTCTGCTTGCCACACTTCGCCTGACAGATCGAGAGGCTGAACTACACAAGCAAGAGCGCGAATTGACTTTGCTCAAAAGCAGCAAGAAGGACAGAGAAGCCATTCTTAAGTCTCAAACGGCGCTCAAGCTGGCTACAGCTGAGGATGGCGTTGCTGCTCAAAAAGAACGAATTCGCTATTTGACAAGCAAAAGAGACTGGCTGCTGGATCGACAGAAAACGCTGACCGGGCTTCACGACAAAGGTATTATCTCACAGGAAACCCTAGCGAATGCACATCTTACAGCAGATGCTTCGGAAGATGCGTTGGCAAGCGCCAAGTCTGAGCTGATCCAACAGCAGACAGAGATACAAACGATCAAATTCGCACAAGCCAATGAGATACTAGAGAACAAGCTCGAAATTGAACGTCAGGAAGCTGACTTGATGGCCACAAGAGAAGCCATCAGCAAGGACAGCGAAATTACAGCCGATATCACTGGTGAAGTCGTCCGCATTAACACGCACCCGGGAAAACTGGTATCGACCGGCGAAACACTCTTCGAGATTACGCCCCGCACAGAGGGAGCCTTGAAAGCTGTCGCTTTTGTTCCCATGGATGAAGGGAAGCGTTTGAAACTTGACGATAGGGTATTGCTGACCCCTTCCAGTCTTCCGTCTGCCATGCACGCCCAAATGATTGGCTCCGTGGCAGAGATATCTCCGCTACCGATATCCAAAGAAGCATTGAGGCAAACGGTCGGAGATGACGGGTTGATCGAAATGATCACCGCGCATGGAGCGGTGTTTGAGGTCTGGATCGATCTACCCGTAAGCCAGAATACCGGTAATGGATATCTTTGGACATCCAACGAAGCGTCAGATCTGACCATAAGCTCAGGAACATCATTTAGTGCCAGCATCACTGTTGAACAAAGACCGTTGCTGGCTCTGGCGATACCGGCGTTAAAGCGTTTCCTCGGAGAACCCACGAACCTTTGGGCGGGGCGCTGATGCTGGGGCTTGGTCGCGATAGAACACGTATCGTTTTGCAGATGGAGGCGGCTGAGTGCGGAGCGGCTTGCCTCACCATGGTTCTGAGTGCCCACGGCAAGGAAATCACCTTGGAAGAAGCCCGTGAACGCTGCGGTACCTCGCGCGACGGAGTGGACGCTGCGTCTATCATGCGTGCAGCAACCTCCTATGATATGGATGTCAAGGCAATTCGCATTGATCCGGCAACTCTGAAAGACATCCCCTTACCTGCCATTCTTCATTGGAATTTCGATCATTTTGTCACATTGGAAGCTGTTAAAGGGGACAGAATAACCATTGTTGACCCCGCATCGGGACGACGACTTGTGCTGGCCGATGAGCTTGACCGAAGTATGACGGGACTCGTGCTGGCAATGGTGCCTGGTGACGGCTTCAAGAAAAGCGGACAACGGCCCAAGCTCGTTTCATCTCTCCTTGAGCAGGCAAGTGGCTCCATTGACGGACTAGCGATTGTGTTCCTCATTGGCATTCTGGGCGTTATCCCGGGACTTGTCCTTGCTGGCACCGTCGAAACCTTCGCAGATTATGTGATCGGACATCAAAGAGCCAATTGGCTTTTCTTCATCCTTCTTGCTCTGGCTTGCACAATCATTACCCAAGCCATATTGAGAGGACTTCAGGAATGGGTCGTATCTTCGCTCAAATCTAAGATCGGCGTTTCCATTGCCGCTAGAGCATTTGAGCACGCACTATTCTTGCCGCTTTCGTTTTTTGCACAAAGAAATCCCGGTGAGGTGACCTCCCGCCTCAAAATTGGCTCTGAAATTGGAGGATTGGTTGCTGGCCCTCTCGCCCAGATTCTACCGAATATATTAGTCGTCACAGCCTATCTGTCGGTAGTTGCCTTCTATGATTTGGTCCTTGGCAGCCTGATAGCTGCAATTTCCCTGCTCAATCTGTTGATCTTGATCAGGCTTTCTCGCCATCTGGCAGATGCCAATCGCTACCACGATGTTTTGGAGGGGCGGGTGAACGGAATAGCGATCGCTGGCTTTATGGCATTTGACTCCTTTCGAAAATTGGGGCGAGAAGACCTGCTGGCTTCCAAATGGCTGGCGGCGGAAGAGGCGAGCCTTGATGCAGAGCAACGGCTAGGCATATTGCGCACGATAGCTGGTCTGGGTCCGGCGGTCGCAACAATGGTCATTTCCATCTGTGTTCTGAGCGTTGGTTCGCTCCGTGTGATTGATGGGCAACTGGACCTGAATAACCTGTTGGCATTGCAGGTTTTGGCAAGTCTGGTTGCCGGGCCTGTCGCCGCACTTGCGTCGGATTATTGTTCATTACAGGAAGCGGCGGGATCCCTCCTTCGATTGCAAGATCTGGTGCGTCATCCATGCGATAGCATCGTCAACCGACATAATGGCGAGGTTCAATTCCCTGAAGGATCTCTCGAGCAACCAAGCGCAAGAAGCGAAACTGCCATTTTGAGTCTCGAAAATATATCTTTTGGATTTGGCAGCAACCAGGACCTTTTCAGCAATGTGTCACTCCAGCTCCGCCCAGGGGTAATGACTGCTGTGGTCGGATCTTCGGGCACCGGAAAGTCGACATTTGCCCGCATTTGCGCTGGCATTATTTCCCCGCGTCAAGGCACGGTCTGGTTTAAAGGGCAAACTCTGAAGGCGTGGTCCCATGAAACCCTCAGGCACGACCTTCTTTATGTTCCACAACAGGCTGCAATATTCACGGCTTCCGTGCGAGATAATATCCGGATGTGGGATGAGGAAATCGAAGACGACCAGATTATGGACGCTTTGGAACGCGTTCAGCTCAGTGACGTTGTCCATGGGGTCGGTGGATTGGACCGGATGCTTTCGAGCCAATATCCTTGTTTCAGTGGTGGAGAAAGTCAACGTCTCGCGCTGGCTCGTGCTTTGGTTCGCCGCCCTTCTCTACTAATTCTTGATGAGGTTACCAGCGCGCTCGATACGTTGAGTGAGAAACAGATCCTAACCACTCTGCGTGATCAGAAAACAACCATATTGATTGTCACCCATCGCCTTGGCACAATCCGTCATTGCGATCAGCAATTGACGCTTGACGGAATGGGGCAGACGGTAATGAGCCGAAGGCTCTCAATACAAGATGATGCGAATGCGCAAGCGTCCCCTGCATTTTCAGATATGAGGGATGCTGTATGACCATGCAAGCACCAAAATCTGAATTTGATGCATCGGCCGAACGCATGAGCCGCTTCCTTCACTGGAGCGCTCCTGAATTGTCCTCATCCAACGATCCCCTTGTCGAAGCAATGCAGCAGATGGCTAAAAGCTGCAACACTAGGCTTGGGCAGAATGCAGCCGCGCTTGGTGATGAGACACGCAGTGAAACGATCACTCGCCTTTCCTCGGAGGCCGGCATGCAGGCTCGCCCTGTTGTTCTTAAGGAACAGAGGATTGGTGATACTGTCGTCCCGTTGCTTGCATTCAGAAAAAGCTCGACAGACAAAGGGCAAAGCGAACCTGTCCTTCTGTATCGCCGCGGGCGTAACTGGTCGATAGCTGAATCAGGAACGCGATGGAGAAAGCAAGCAGTTAAAACTCTGGATCTGGGCGGGTTCGAAAAACATGCCTATATGGTTTTGCCATGCCTTCCGGAAGGCAAGATTTCGCTCTGGCAATTGCTAAATTTTGGTCTGCACCAAAGCCGGGGTGAACTGCTCTCTTATTCCTTCATGACACTATTTACAGGAGCGGTTGTAGCACTCGTTCCCATGGTAAGCAGTCCTCTCCTGGACTATGTGGTCCCTGAGGGAGAACGCACTCTTCTATACAATCTCGTCATTTTCCTTGTGTTGCTTTTGCTGGTGAATCTCCTGACGCGCCTTGCTGCGGGAATTGCACAACAGCGCATGCACGGTATCAATGGCTTTCAGCTCAGAGCGGCTGCGATTGAA
It encodes the following:
- a CDS encoding alpha/beta fold hydrolase, coding for MKRTLLGRIFTIAMTAVAAMQLQTSDLAASEKQGRVQERVILIHGLGRTTHSMGHLSRRLEEAGYDVVRIGYHSLGDDPETIIKDVSQQINTCCLAYPGVTHFVGHSLGGLIIRAYLEQNHPNNLGRVVLLGSPSGGTEVVDNLRSYAWFRWLGPTTLSLGSDLHHYPDGRQAPDYSLGIIAGHSNLISIMNDPLLPGDDDGLVSVLSTKVDGMKDFIVVHSTHAGLRTSKFVASQVVHFLQNESFSTEDMQ
- a CDS encoding NHLP bacteriocin system secretion protein, whose amino-acid sequence is MASTLFRKEALAAASKIETVPEAMRVTGSAIRISSILIALAIVLSIGWAMVVRVPIHVSGFGLLVAEDGVLISSAPSTSSGYVAKILVRKNQTVSQGTLLATLRLTDREAELHKQERELTLLKSSKKDREAILKSQTALKLATAEDGVAAQKERIRYLTSKRDWLLDRQKTLTGLHDKGIISQETLANAHLTADASEDALASAKSELIQQQTEIQTIKFAQANEILENKLEIERQEADLMATREAISKDSEITADITGEVVRINTHPGKLVSTGETLFEITPRTEGALKAVAFVPMDEGKRLKLDDRVLLTPSSLPSAMHAQMIGSVAEISPLPISKEALRQTVGDDGLIEMITAHGAVFEVWIDLPVSQNTGNGYLWTSNEASDLTISSGTSFSASITVEQRPLLALAIPALKRFLGEPTNLWAGR
- a CDS encoding cysteine peptidase family C39 domain-containing protein → MLGLGRDRTRIVLQMEAAECGAACLTMVLSAHGKEITLEEARERCGTSRDGVDAASIMRAATSYDMDVKAIRIDPATLKDIPLPAILHWNFDHFVTLEAVKGDRITIVDPASGRRLVLADELDRSMTGLVLAMVPGDGFKKSGQRPKLVSSLLEQASGSIDGLAIVFLIGILGVIPGLVLAGTVETFADYVIGHQRANWLFFILLALACTIITQAILRGLQEWVVSSLKSKIGVSIAARAFEHALFLPLSFFAQRNPGEVTSRLKIGSEIGGLVAGPLAQILPNILVVTAYLSVVAFYDLVLGSLIAAISLLNLLILIRLSRHLADANRYHDVLEGRVNGIAIAGFMAFDSFRKLGREDLLASKWLAAEEASLDAEQRLGILRTIAGLGPAVATMVISICVLSVGSLRVIDGQLDLNNLLALQVLASLVAGPVAALASDYCSLQEAAGSLLRLQDLVRHPCDSIVNRHNGEVQFPEGSLEQPSARSETAILSLENISFGFGSNQDLFSNVSLQLRPGVMTAVVGSSGTGKSTFARICAGIISPRQGTVWFKGQTLKAWSHETLRHDLLYVPQQAAIFTASVRDNIRMWDEEIEDDQIMDALERVQLSDVVHGVGGLDRMLSSQYPCFSGGESQRLALARALVRRPSLLILDEVTSALDTLSEKQILTTLRDQKTTILIVTHRLGTIRHCDQQLTLDGMGQTVMSRRLSIQDDANAQASPAFSDMRDAV
- a CDS encoding cyclophilin-like fold protein codes for the protein MIKSGLLLALLSFFSIAFVAGSHAGTTLPSRGVVDGTKVRIIIGDAVVPAVLNDSKTSQALIAKLPYSAKLYRGSSGFCGSISDEFPVDANDLHSGWLNGDIVYSPGTDELAIPYKREEVSKDLYDGLVTLGAISTPLETMDDFDRSITVRIELE